The nucleotide sequence ATGGGGTTCGAATTAAAGAAACGCATTCCTCCGATACCCAGCGTCTTCACAATTCGTGGAACGAtaccattaaaaatgaatCGAAAATAATACAACCCGACGATGATTTCAACGTGTGGTTGATTTTTACTAAAGTTATCGATAAATCACCGTTaatgtataattttaaacatttaataaacaatttattgaaaattagcTCAGTGcctttacattttcatatatttgTTGATAGCAATTCACAAATTATTGctgaaagtatttttaatacaacagaaaattttatattcaaatATACGTATTATAATGTTCATTCTGCAGCGAATAGTATTATGGATATTGTTGATATTATGAAACCACATTTTAGTTCCCGACCaggtttgtatttttttatcatatttagtacaattaattaattcattttcgtTTTAGGAACATATTATAGCGactcattattttatttatcattaggATTATATCGCATAGCACCTAAGACACAAAAAACAGCTGTTATGCTTGACTGTgatgtattttttaaagaagatatattaaatttatttaacgaatttaaaaagtaatcactcctcaaaaatacaaaataaaaaaataatgtatattttattttttagctttaatgAAAGTACTCTTTACGGCTTAGCTCCAGAATTAACGCCTGTTTATCGACACGTTTTGTATTCATACAAATTGAAGCATAATACAAGACTGGGCGATTCCTATCCGAACGGTTTCCAAGGTTACAATTCTGGCGTGATCTTAATAAATCTTAGTGCAATAAGAAAATCAAACGAATACAGGCAAAAGGTGCTCTCAACCGAATTTGTATCCACACTCACGtccaaatacaattttaaggGCCACTTGGGAGATCAAGATTTTTACACTCTACTTGGTTTCGAACATCCGcggttttttaaaactttatcatGTGGTTTTAATCGACAACTTTGCACCTGGTGGCGGGATCATGGCTATAAGGACATATTCGAAGATTATTTTAAGtgtaaacaaaaagttattgtGTTACATGGTAATTGTAATACTCGAATTcctagaaaataaattattttatttgttttattactttttttttgtcttgtaatatattttgaagatatttAGATTTAAGGACTTCATGGAATCCAACCTcaacttaatttaaaacagAGAATGACTTGACTTTCATAGTCAAGACAGTTCAGTCtggattaaataaaattccaaCTTATTATAACCGAAGTAAGGAAAGCCCGCCACATGGAGAGGATGTCAGAGGAGAGGGCGGTAAAATGAGCATACCGACAGAAATCCAAGGATCGACTTCCGGGATGATCGCGCAGACGATGGCTAAACGACGTGGAGGCTGATCAGAGGAGGTTCTGCCATTTCGGATATTTCAGAAAGGAGAATGCATGATTCCATCTAATTAAGccgaaattaacaaaattacgACTCCAAAAATATGGCCCAGCTACCGGTCCAGACCAAATATATGCAGAAACTCTGAAATGATTACAGAAGAAGATAAGTAGAAGAAAAgcaacctcggccgacttcgaagacgtcggccgccccaaataTTTCCAATAGGTCTAGCTAATACTCTGGAAATCTTCTAGAAACCCTTAGAAATATGCAAAATGTTTTGAAGTTGTTTTGGTATTTGTCACCTGggtgcggccgacgtcttcgaagtcggccgaggttgcTTCTTCCATTTGTGTCAAGTGAGATAGGCTTGAAATCACCAGCAATTAGGATTTACAAAGTTTTGGTTTTCGCGAACCAACCTTTGCGCCTAAGTACGAGCCTATCTAGCTTGAAACAGATGGAAGAagtaacctcggccgacttcgaagacgtcggccgcccccgAATATTTCCAATAGGTCTAGCTAATAGTCTAAAAATCTTCTAGAAACCCTCAGCAATATGTAAAATGTTTTGAAGTTGTTTTGATGTTTGTCaccttggggcggccgacgtcttcgaagtcggccgaggttgcTTC is from Onthophagus taurus isolate NC chromosome 8, IU_Otau_3.0, whole genome shotgun sequence and encodes:
- the LOC111425250 gene encoding xyloside xylosyltransferase 1 isoform X1 → MFNVRTIYVKILFNLTVFLSLLLVFLCTFTILDGVRIKETHSSDTQRLHNSWNDTIKNESKIIQPDDDFNVWLIFTKVIDKSPLMYNFKHLINNLLKISSVPLHFHIFVDSNSQIIAESIFNTTENFIFKYTYYNVHSAANSIMDIVDIMKPHFSSRPGTYYSDSLFYLSLGLYRIAPKTQKTAVMLDCDVFFKEDILNLFNEFKNFNESTLYGLAPELTPVYRHVLYSYKLKHNTRLGDSYPNGFQGYNSGVILINLSAIRKSNEYRQKVLSTEFVSTLTSKYNFKGHLGDQDFYTLLGFEHPRFFKTLSCGFNRQLCTWWRDHGYKDIFEDYFKCKQKVIVLHGNCNTRIPRK
- the LOC111425250 gene encoding xyloside xylosyltransferase 1 isoform X2; the protein is MYNFKHLINNLLKISSVPLHFHIFVDSNSQIIAESIFNTTENFIFKYTYYNVHSAANSIMDIVDIMKPHFSSRPGTYYSDSLFYLSLGLYRIAPKTQKTAVMLDCDVFFKEDILNLFNEFKNFNESTLYGLAPELTPVYRHVLYSYKLKHNTRLGDSYPNGFQGYNSGVILINLSAIRKSNEYRQKVLSTEFVSTLTSKYNFKGHLGDQDFYTLLGFEHPRFFKTLSCGFNRQLCTWWRDHGYKDIFEDYFKCKQKVIVLHGNCNTRIPRK